A region of Streptomyces cinnamoneus DNA encodes the following proteins:
- a CDS encoding thiamine pyrophosphate-requiring protein: MTDQVSDYILARLREWGVERVFGYPGDGINGLLAAWARAGDQPRFIQARHEEMAAFEAVGYAKFSGRLGVCAATSGPGAIHLLNGLYDAKLDHVPVLAIVGQTARSAMGGSYQQEVDLHSLFKDVASDFVETVTVPEQLPNVLDRAVRTAYARRAPTAVIVHADVQELDYTPPTHAFKMVPSSLDRSGWQAVPSDDALSRAAEILNAGEKVAILAGQGAAGARHEVEQVAEILGAGVAKALLGMDVLSDELPYVTGSIGLLGTRPSYEMMRDCDTLLTIGSNFPYSQFLPDFGKARAVQIEIDPHRAGLRYPYEVNLIGDARATLLRLVPLLERKDKRGWQSRIIAGVEQWEEMLQRRAEVSADPVNPELVARALSPLLPDDTILTSDSGSVANWYARHIRMRGTMRGSLSGTLATMGAGVPYAIGAKFAHPNRPVVALVGDGAMQMNGMAELITVAKYQHQWEDPRLVVGVWNNRDLNQVTWEMRAMSGSPQFLPSQELPDVSYAEFARSLGLTGVRVEKPDDVVDAWREALAAKGPAVVEFVTDPAVPPIPPHADWDQIEATAAAIVKGDTDRKAMIRQGFKAKIQEFLPGGHKKPGAGPSEGQGS; encoded by the coding sequence ATGACTGACCAGGTTTCGGACTACATCCTCGCGCGGCTGCGCGAATGGGGTGTCGAGCGGGTCTTCGGCTATCCGGGTGACGGGATCAACGGGCTGCTGGCGGCCTGGGCGCGGGCCGGTGACCAGCCGCGCTTCATCCAGGCGCGGCACGAGGAGATGGCGGCGTTCGAAGCCGTGGGGTACGCGAAGTTCAGCGGCCGGCTGGGGGTGTGCGCCGCCACCTCGGGGCCCGGCGCGATCCACCTGCTCAACGGCCTGTACGACGCCAAGCTCGACCACGTGCCGGTGCTGGCGATCGTCGGCCAGACCGCCCGGTCGGCGATGGGCGGCTCGTACCAGCAGGAGGTCGACCTGCACAGCCTGTTCAAGGACGTGGCCTCCGACTTCGTCGAGACGGTGACCGTGCCGGAGCAGTTGCCGAACGTGCTCGACCGGGCGGTGCGCACCGCGTACGCGCGGCGCGCGCCCACCGCCGTCATCGTCCACGCCGACGTGCAGGAGCTGGACTACACCCCGCCGACGCACGCGTTCAAGATGGTTCCCTCCAGCCTGGACCGCAGCGGCTGGCAGGCGGTGCCGTCCGACGACGCCCTGAGCCGGGCGGCGGAGATCCTCAACGCCGGCGAGAAGGTGGCGATCCTCGCCGGCCAGGGTGCGGCCGGGGCGCGGCACGAGGTCGAGCAGGTGGCCGAGATCCTCGGCGCGGGGGTGGCGAAGGCCCTGCTGGGCATGGATGTGCTCAGCGACGAGCTGCCCTACGTCACCGGTTCGATCGGCCTGCTGGGCACACGGCCCTCGTACGAGATGATGCGGGACTGCGACACGCTGCTGACGATCGGGTCCAACTTCCCCTACTCGCAGTTCCTGCCGGACTTCGGCAAGGCCCGGGCGGTGCAGATCGAGATCGACCCCCACCGGGCGGGGCTGCGCTACCCCTACGAGGTCAACCTGATCGGTGACGCGCGCGCCACGCTGCTGCGGCTCGTCCCGCTGCTGGAGCGCAAGGACAAGCGCGGCTGGCAGAGCCGGATCATCGCCGGGGTCGAGCAGTGGGAGGAGATGCTCCAGCGCAGGGCCGAGGTGAGCGCCGATCCGGTGAACCCGGAACTCGTGGCGCGGGCACTGTCGCCGCTGCTCCCGGACGACACGATCCTCACGTCCGACTCCGGCTCCGTCGCCAACTGGTACGCCCGCCACATCAGGATGCGCGGGACGATGCGCGGCTCGCTGTCGGGGACCCTCGCGACGATGGGCGCCGGGGTGCCGTACGCGATCGGGGCGAAGTTCGCCCATCCGAACCGGCCGGTGGTGGCGCTGGTCGGGGACGGGGCCATGCAGATGAACGGCATGGCGGAGCTGATCACGGTGGCCAAGTACCAGCACCAGTGGGAGGACCCGCGGCTGGTCGTCGGCGTGTGGAACAACCGGGACCTCAACCAGGTCACGTGGGAGATGCGCGCGATGAGCGGTTCCCCGCAGTTCCTGCCCTCGCAGGAGCTGCCCGACGTCTCCTACGCGGAGTTCGCCCGCTCGCTCGGGCTGACGGGCGTCCGGGTGGAGAAGCCGGACGACGTGGTGGACGCCTGGCGCGAGGCGCTCGCGGCGAAGGGTCCGGCGGTGGTGGAGTTCGTGACGGACCCGGCGGTGCCGCCGATCCCGCCGCACGCGGACTGGGACCAGATCGAGGCCACGGCCGCGGCGATCGTCAAGGGCGACACGGACCGGAAGGCCATGATCCGGCAGGGGTTCAAGGCGAAGATCCAGGAGTTCCTGCCGGGCGGTCACAAGAAGCCCGGTGCCGGCCCGTCGGAGGGGCAGGGATCGTGA
- a CDS encoding gluconate 2-dehydrogenase subunit 3 family protein: MTGTRLGDDAGAVGRAGTWDTVTAGVVLARLGPRREPPLRFFTPAEEAAAEALMDHLLARSPKDPPIPVLPVIDARLATGESDGWRYADLPEDAEAWRRSLAGLDEDARTRHGGREFARIGYGDRDRLLRYVVQLSGRDWYGMPASHVWSLWTRYACEAYYAHPYAWDEIGFGGPAYPRGYMRLGRGLREPWEDPR; this comes from the coding sequence ATGACGGGCACACGACTCGGCGACGACGCCGGGGCGGTGGGCCGGGCGGGGACCTGGGACACCGTGACGGCGGGTGTGGTGCTGGCCCGGCTCGGGCCGCGGCGGGAGCCGCCGCTGCGCTTCTTCACGCCCGCGGAGGAGGCGGCGGCCGAGGCGCTGATGGACCATCTGCTGGCCCGCTCCCCGAAGGATCCGCCCATTCCCGTGCTGCCGGTCATCGACGCCCGGCTGGCCACCGGCGAGAGCGACGGCTGGCGCTACGCGGACCTCCCGGAGGACGCCGAGGCGTGGCGGCGTTCGCTGGCCGGTCTGGACGAGGACGCGCGGACGCGGCACGGCGGAAGGGAGTTCGCCCGGATCGGTTACGGCGACCGCGACCGGCTGCTGCGGTACGTCGTGCAGCTGAGCGGCCGGGACTGGTACGGGATGCCGGCGTCGCACGTGTGGTCGCTGTGGACGCGCTACGCCTGCGAGGCGTATTACGCACACCCCTACGCCTGGGACGAGATCGGCTTCGGGGGCCCCGCCTACCCGCGGGGCTACATGAGGCTGGGCCGGGGGCTGCGGGAGCCGTGGGAGGACCCCCGGTGA
- a CDS encoding GMC family oxidoreductase yields the protein MRRRNASAWLPHVTTLRETMRRYDDGDEVDMAVVGCGAGGATFAQRLAHAGWRVVCLEAGPFWDPEKDWVSDEWGSHHLYWNEPRVVGGSHPVPLGSNNSGRGVGGSMVHFAGFAPRLHPSDFRTRSLDGVGADWPLEYGELKPFYERLERELPVAGQFWPWGDPHPHPHPPHPVSGNGEVMLAGCAALGIEARVGPVAIANGRFGDRPHCIYRGFCLQGCKVNAKASPLITHVPDAIVHGAEIRPDSMVTRVETDREGRRVTGVRYVRGGRERFQRAAAVAVAGYSIETPRLLLNSANARFPEGLCNDHDLVGRYVMVQGAPQTAGRFAEEIRMYKGPPPEVSSEDFYETDPAKPYRRGFSVQTVSPLPIMWAEHVAAQGHWGADLRRRMADYTHWATLGALCEFLPQADNRVTLADETDRHGLPVARFDHSHCPNDGLLLEAAREVMERILKAAGATELMTVERYAHLVGGCRMGRTPQEGVVDGDLRSFAIPNLFVTDGSVLPTQGSANPALTIMALADRAATRLIARGGA from the coding sequence GTGCGGCGGCGTAACGCCTCCGCCTGGCTGCCGCACGTCACCACGCTGCGGGAGACCATGCGCCGCTACGACGACGGTGACGAGGTCGACATGGCCGTGGTGGGCTGCGGAGCCGGCGGGGCGACCTTCGCCCAGCGGCTCGCCCACGCGGGCTGGCGGGTGGTGTGCCTGGAGGCCGGCCCGTTCTGGGATCCGGAGAAGGACTGGGTCAGTGACGAGTGGGGCTCGCACCACCTGTACTGGAACGAGCCCCGGGTCGTCGGCGGCTCCCACCCCGTGCCGCTCGGCTCGAACAACTCCGGCCGGGGCGTGGGCGGTTCGATGGTGCACTTCGCGGGCTTCGCGCCGCGTCTGCACCCCTCCGATTTCCGTACGCGTTCGCTCGACGGCGTCGGCGCCGACTGGCCACTGGAGTACGGCGAGCTGAAGCCGTTCTACGAGCGGCTGGAGCGCGAGCTGCCGGTGGCCGGGCAGTTCTGGCCGTGGGGCGACCCGCATCCGCATCCCCATCCGCCGCATCCGGTCAGCGGCAACGGCGAGGTGATGCTGGCGGGCTGCGCGGCGCTCGGCATCGAGGCGCGGGTGGGGCCGGTCGCCATCGCCAACGGCCGCTTCGGTGACCGCCCCCACTGCATCTACCGCGGCTTCTGCCTCCAGGGGTGCAAGGTGAACGCCAAGGCCTCGCCGTTGATCACCCATGTGCCCGACGCGATCGTGCACGGCGCGGAGATCCGTCCCGACTCGATGGTCACCCGCGTGGAGACCGACCGCGAGGGCCGTCGTGTGACCGGCGTGCGGTACGTGCGGGGTGGGCGGGAGCGCTTCCAGCGGGCCGCGGCCGTCGCCGTCGCCGGCTACTCCATCGAGACGCCCCGGCTGCTGCTGAACTCCGCGAACGCCCGTTTCCCGGAGGGCTTGTGCAACGACCACGACCTGGTGGGCCGGTACGTCATGGTGCAGGGCGCGCCCCAGACCGCCGGCCGCTTCGCCGAGGAGATCCGGATGTACAAGGGCCCGCCGCCGGAGGTGAGCAGTGAGGACTTCTACGAGACGGACCCGGCGAAGCCCTACCGGCGGGGCTTCTCCGTGCAGACCGTCTCCCCGCTGCCCATCATGTGGGCCGAGCACGTGGCGGCCCAGGGCCACTGGGGCGCGGACCTGCGCCGGCGGATGGCCGACTACACGCACTGGGCGACGCTCGGTGCGCTGTGCGAGTTCCTGCCCCAGGCGGACAACCGCGTCACCCTGGCGGACGAGACCGACCGGCACGGGCTGCCCGTCGCCCGTTTCGACCACAGCCACTGTCCCAACGACGGCCTGCTGCTGGAGGCGGCACGCGAGGTGATGGAGCGGATCCTCAAGGCCGCGGGGGCGACGGAGCTGATGACGGTGGAGCGCTACGCGCACCTGGTGGGCGGCTGCCGGATGGGCCGCACGCCCCAGGAGGGCGTGGTGGACGGTGATCTGCGGTCGTTCGCGATCCCCAACCTCTTCGTCACGGACGGCAGTGTGCTGCCCACGCAGGGCAGCGCCAATCCGGCGCTGACGATCATGGCCCTCGCCGACCGGGCCGCCACCCGGCTGATCGCGAGGGGCGGGGCATGA
- a CDS encoding enolase C-terminal domain-like protein, producing the protein MSTDPAVEAVEASAYTFPTEVPEADGTLAWDSTTVVVVEARCGGETGLGWTYAPAAAASAVSGLLAGAVVGRCALDVAGANEAMGRAVRNAGRQGLVACALSAVDVALWDLKARLLGVPLVRLIGAVTEEVPVYGSGGFTTYHDTHLAAQLNSWVHGHGIERVKIKIGESWGRAVPRDLDRVRHARQTIGPGASLYVDANGAYTRKQAVRVGQALADLGVGWFEEPVSSDDLAGLRVVRDLCACDVAAGEYGYDLPYFARMAPVVDCLQADATRCGGLTAWLRAAAVAEAHGLEVSGHCAPHVHAHAAACVPNLRHLEWFHDHVRIESAFFTGALDPSGGSVRPGAGGEPGHGMRFRREEAAAHRVL; encoded by the coding sequence ATGAGCACGGATCCCGCGGTCGAGGCCGTCGAGGCGTCGGCCTACACCTTCCCCACCGAGGTTCCCGAGGCCGACGGCACGCTGGCCTGGGACAGCACGACCGTCGTGGTGGTGGAGGCGCGGTGCGGCGGCGAGACGGGGCTGGGCTGGACGTACGCGCCCGCCGCGGCGGCGTCGGCGGTCTCCGGGCTGCTCGCCGGCGCGGTGGTGGGCCGCTGCGCGCTGGACGTCGCCGGTGCCAACGAGGCGATGGGCCGGGCCGTGCGCAACGCCGGCCGCCAGGGGCTGGTGGCGTGCGCGCTGTCGGCGGTGGACGTCGCGCTGTGGGACCTCAAGGCCCGGCTGCTCGGGGTGCCGCTGGTCCGGCTGATCGGGGCGGTGACGGAAGAGGTGCCCGTCTACGGCTCCGGCGGCTTCACGACGTACCACGACACCCATCTGGCGGCGCAGTTGAACAGCTGGGTGCACGGGCACGGGATCGAGCGCGTCAAGATCAAGATCGGTGAGTCCTGGGGCCGGGCCGTGCCGCGCGACCTCGACCGCGTGCGCCACGCCCGGCAGACCATCGGCCCCGGTGCCTCGCTGTACGTCGACGCCAACGGCGCGTACACCCGCAAGCAGGCGGTGCGCGTCGGGCAGGCGCTGGCCGATCTGGGCGTGGGCTGGTTCGAGGAGCCCGTCTCGTCCGACGACCTGGCGGGCCTGCGCGTGGTCCGCGACCTGTGCGCCTGCGACGTGGCGGCCGGCGAGTACGGCTACGACCTGCCCTACTTCGCCCGGATGGCCCCCGTGGTCGACTGTCTCCAGGCCGACGCCACGCGCTGCGGCGGGCTGACCGCCTGGCTGCGGGCGGCGGCCGTCGCCGAGGCCCACGGCCTGGAGGTCTCGGGGCACTGCGCCCCGCACGTGCACGCCCACGCGGCGGCGTGCGTGCCGAACCTGCGGCACCTCGAATGGTTCCACGACCACGTGCGCATCGAGTCCGCGTTCTTCACCGGCGCCCTCGACCCGTCCGGCGGGTCGGTACGGCCCGGGGCCGGCGGGGAGCCGGGCCACGGGATGCGCTTCCGGCGCGAGGAGGCCGCCGCCCACCGCGTGCTGTGA
- a CDS encoding diguanylate cyclase codes for MNDVQDATTRYLMYGVLPGWFVPGLADWVMHRRTRIEDTSGTKESAIHSLMMAEVGVPIVLTLLCEVNPLLMTVQLGATAAHEATALWDVRTAVRSDREVKPVEQHIHSFLETLPFAALASLMCLHPGQVRSLLRGGRGDAKAWRLVPRRDPLPRSYLAGIGLGVAACVALPYAEEFVRCVRGARGRRKARKRSGRSTDEQFTERKS; via the coding sequence ATGAACGACGTCCAGGACGCCACCACCCGCTACCTGATGTACGGGGTGCTGCCCGGGTGGTTCGTGCCCGGTCTCGCCGACTGGGTCATGCACCGGCGCACCCGCATCGAGGACACCTCGGGCACCAAGGAGTCGGCCATCCACTCCCTGATGATGGCCGAGGTCGGCGTGCCCATCGTGCTGACGCTGCTGTGCGAGGTCAATCCCCTGCTGATGACGGTGCAGCTGGGGGCGACGGCCGCGCACGAGGCCACCGCGCTGTGGGACGTGCGGACGGCCGTGCGCAGCGACCGCGAGGTGAAGCCGGTCGAACAGCACATCCACAGCTTCCTGGAGACCCTGCCCTTCGCCGCCCTCGCCTCGCTGATGTGCCTGCACCCCGGGCAGGTCCGCTCGCTGCTGCGCGGCGGCCGGGGCGACGCGAAGGCGTGGCGTCTGGTGCCGCGCCGCGATCCGCTCCCCCGCTCCTACCTGGCGGGGATCGGCCTGGGGGTCGCGGCGTGCGTGGCACTGCCGTACGCGGAGGAGTTCGTGCGGTGCGTGCGCGGGGCCCGCGGGCGCCGGAAGGCCCGGAAGAGGTCCGGGCGGTCGACGGACGAGCAGTTCACGGAAAGGAAGTCATGA
- a CDS encoding type 1 glutamine amidotransferase domain-containing protein — protein MKVAFLVAPEGVEQIELTSPWKAVQDAGGTAHLVSTKPGKVQAFHHLDRGDAFPVDTVVGEVGAPDYDALVLPGGVANPDFLRMDERAVAFVRDFFTSGKPVAAICHAPWTLVEADVLRGRTLTSWPSLRTDVQNAGGSWVDEQVKVCASGPNTLITSRKPDDLKAFCEAFVEEFGKAGGGS, from the coding sequence ATGAAGGTCGCGTTCCTTGTGGCGCCCGAGGGCGTCGAGCAGATCGAACTGACCAGCCCCTGGAAGGCGGTCCAGGACGCGGGCGGCACCGCGCACCTGGTGTCGACCAAGCCAGGGAAGGTGCAGGCGTTCCACCACCTGGACCGGGGCGACGCGTTCCCCGTCGACACGGTGGTCGGCGAGGTGGGCGCGCCGGACTACGACGCGCTGGTGCTGCCCGGCGGGGTGGCCAATCCGGACTTCCTGCGCATGGACGAGCGGGCGGTGGCGTTCGTCCGGGACTTCTTCACCTCGGGGAAGCCGGTGGCGGCGATCTGTCACGCGCCCTGGACGCTCGTGGAGGCCGACGTGCTGCGCGGGCGGACGCTGACGTCGTGGCCGAGCCTGCGGACCGACGTCCAGAACGCGGGCGGCTCCTGGGTCGACGAGCAGGTCAAGGTGTGCGCGAGCGGGCCCAACACCCTGATCACCAGCCGTAAGCCGGACGATCTGAAGGCGTTCTGCGAGGCGTTCGTCGAGGAGTTCGGCAAGGCCGGCGGCGGGAGCTGA
- a CDS encoding TIGR03086 family metal-binding protein, giving the protein MTGDTHLTDSRRRTLLARHGEALDLFTDRVHAVGPAQWGKPTPCTEWTVRDLVNHLAVEQMWVPLLLDGAAVEDVGDALDGDKLGEDPVDTWDRAAADAREAFHARGALQRTVQLSYGASAAHAYCAQMIADLVVHAWDLSRAIGAPERPPNALVEFTRHEVEPYADGLAGSGLFARPVQPPPEADSWERLLAQLGRQP; this is encoded by the coding sequence ATGACCGGTGACACGCACCTGACCGACTCCCGGCGCCGCACCCTGCTCGCCCGGCACGGCGAGGCACTCGACCTGTTCACCGACCGGGTCCACGCCGTCGGCCCCGCCCAGTGGGGCAAGCCCACACCCTGCACCGAATGGACCGTGCGGGACCTCGTCAACCACCTGGCCGTCGAACAGATGTGGGTGCCGCTCCTGCTGGACGGCGCGGCCGTCGAGGACGTGGGCGACGCGCTCGACGGCGACAAGCTCGGCGAGGACCCCGTCGACACCTGGGACCGGGCGGCGGCCGACGCCCGCGAGGCGTTCCACGCCCGCGGCGCCCTCCAGCGGACCGTCCAGCTCTCCTACGGGGCGTCCGCAGCCCACGCCTACTGCGCCCAGATGATCGCCGACCTGGTCGTGCACGCCTGGGACCTCTCCCGCGCGATCGGGGCCCCCGAACGGCCCCCGAACGCGCTCGTCGAGTTCACCCGGCACGAGGTCGAGCCGTACGCCGACGGACTCGCCGGATCCGGCCTGTTCGCGCGCCCGGTGCAGCCGCCGCCCGAGGCGGACTCCTGGGAGAGACTCCTGGCCCAGCTCGGGCGGCAGCCCTGA
- a CDS encoding SDR family oxidoreductase, whose protein sequence is MTKRKKPSVVVVTGASGGVGRATARAFAERGASVALLARGRAGLDAAAAEVRGCGAEALPLPVDVADHRAVTEAADTVEEKFGPVDVWVNNAFTGVFAPFVEIEPDEFRRVTEVTYLGYVYGTHAALSRMLPRDHGTIVQVGSALAYRGIPLQSAYCGAKHAIQGWNESLRCELLHQGSKVRTTMVQLPALNTPQFDWVLSRMPLRPRPVAPVYEPEVAARAIVHAAAHPRRREYWVGGSTVATLLANAVVPGLLDHYLARTAYRAQQRPGPVAGLPPVNLWHPVDGARDHGAHGDFGAGARARPPQLWLSEHRGALAAGTAFAAAAFAALRTRMDHGRHDR, encoded by the coding sequence GTGACGAAGAGAAAGAAGCCGTCGGTCGTCGTCGTGACCGGCGCCAGCGGCGGCGTGGGCCGGGCCACCGCCCGGGCCTTCGCCGAGCGCGGCGCGAGCGTCGCCCTGCTGGCCCGGGGCCGCGCCGGACTCGACGCGGCCGCCGCGGAGGTCCGCGGCTGCGGCGCCGAGGCCCTGCCGCTGCCCGTCGACGTGGCCGACCACCGGGCCGTCACCGAGGCGGCCGACACCGTCGAGGAGAAGTTCGGGCCCGTGGACGTCTGGGTCAACAACGCCTTCACCGGCGTGTTCGCGCCCTTCGTCGAGATCGAGCCCGACGAGTTCCGGCGGGTCACCGAGGTCACCTACCTGGGCTACGTCTACGGCACCCACGCCGCCCTGTCCCGCATGCTGCCGCGCGACCACGGCACCATCGTCCAGGTCGGCTCGGCCCTGGCCTACCGCGGCATCCCCCTGCAATCCGCCTACTGCGGCGCCAAGCACGCCATCCAGGGCTGGAACGAGTCGCTGCGCTGCGAGCTCCTCCACCAGGGCAGCAAGGTCCGTACGACCATGGTCCAGCTGCCCGCCCTCAACACGCCGCAGTTCGACTGGGTGCTCTCCCGGATGCCGCTGCGCCCCCGGCCCGTGGCGCCCGTCTACGAGCCCGAGGTCGCCGCCCGCGCCATCGTCCACGCCGCCGCCCATCCGCGCCGGCGGGAGTACTGGGTGGGCGGCAGCACGGTCGCCACACTCCTCGCCAACGCCGTCGTCCCCGGCCTGCTCGACCACTACCTCGCCCGCACCGCCTACCGCGCGCAACAGCGTCCGGGACCCGTGGCCGGCCTGCCCCCGGTCAACCTGTGGCACCCCGTCGACGGCGCCCGCGACCACGGCGCCCACGGCGACTTCGGCGCGGGCGCCCGCGCCCGGCCGCCCCAGCTGTGGCTCTCCGAGCACCGGGGCGCCCTGGCCGCCGGCACGGCGTTCGCCGCCGCCGCGTTCGCCGCGCTGCGCACCCGCATGGACCATGGGCGTCATGACCGGTGA
- the pqqD gene encoding pyrroloquinoline quinone biosynthesis peptide chaperone PqqD, with the protein MGADGVRWRLSGGVRLGHDPVRDVKVLLHPEGVLLLNATGAAVVALCDGHTDVSGIVKRLSRTYEPVVAQDVRSFLARLAERRLIEPARAPRARGPEQGDG; encoded by the coding sequence ATGGGGGCGGACGGGGTGCGCTGGCGGCTGAGCGGCGGCGTCCGGCTCGGCCACGACCCCGTACGGGACGTGAAGGTGCTGCTCCACCCGGAGGGCGTCCTGCTGCTCAACGCCACCGGCGCCGCCGTCGTCGCGCTCTGCGACGGCCACACGGACGTGAGCGGCATCGTCAAGCGGCTGTCCCGGACGTACGAGCCCGTGGTGGCCCAGGACGTGCGGTCCTTCCTCGCCCGGCTGGCCGAACGGCGCCTGATCGAACCGGCTCGCGCTCCCCGCGCCCGGGGTCCGGAACAGGGCGACGGATAG
- a CDS encoding DUF998 domain-containing protein gives MPDPYTAARRAAAVTERRPRRRRTAPPSAWAPLLLVAAAAVYNDWLLEFVLPTGLDARHSYVSELYAADQPFHRLFGGIEVVAATLVISGALLARRRTPGGPATAGWWALVAFGVFSVADVVVPMHCAPSVESPCEAVNPWHTTTSALVHAALFASMALLIIAARPGRPLWPEVGRRGPWVLASALTTALATVGPLFGRPGWHGVPQRAHLVLVGVWFLLLATALRAEARRDGNRAVGVGSGGRPAGEVARPASG, from the coding sequence ATGCCCGATCCGTACACCGCCGCCCGCCGGGCCGCCGCCGTGACCGAGCGGCGGCCCCGGCGGCGGCGGACGGCCCCGCCGAGCGCGTGGGCCCCGCTGCTGCTGGTGGCGGCGGCCGCGGTCTACAACGACTGGCTGCTGGAGTTCGTCCTGCCCACGGGCCTGGACGCCCGCCACTCCTACGTGAGCGAGCTCTACGCCGCCGACCAGCCCTTCCACCGGCTGTTCGGCGGGATCGAGGTCGTCGCCGCGACCCTCGTCATCAGCGGGGCGCTGCTGGCCCGCCGCCGGACCCCCGGCGGCCCGGCGACGGCCGGATGGTGGGCGCTGGTCGCCTTCGGCGTCTTCTCCGTGGCCGACGTCGTCGTGCCCATGCACTGCGCGCCCTCGGTGGAGAGCCCCTGTGAGGCCGTCAACCCCTGGCACACGACCACCAGCGCGCTGGTCCACGCCGCACTGTTCGCCTCGATGGCCCTGCTCATCATCGCCGCGAGGCCCGGCCGGCCCCTGTGGCCGGAGGTCGGCCGCCGGGGCCCCTGGGTGCTGGCCAGCGCCCTGACGACGGCGCTCGCCACGGTCGGGCCGCTGTTCGGGCGGCCCGGCTGGCACGGCGTCCCCCAGCGGGCCCATCTGGTGCTCGTCGGCGTCTGGTTCCTGCTGCTCGCCACCGCGCTGCGCGCCGAGGCACGGCGGGACGGAAACCGGGCCGTCGGCGTGGGGAGCGGCGGCCGGCCGGCCGGCGAGGTCGCGCGCCCCGCGTCCGGCTGA
- a CDS encoding DUF6777 domain-containing protein: MSSQPPSGNRPTGPPSGPLSGRGPEPPAEPGAAEPTRPDWTARPSTPSGGGPVGPEQPPGPPGPPVPPTGGGGGDEGGGAPRRGPAGGGRPWWRSLKGALLAGAVLVAAGLAVFFLRQGKGPGEVFLQAASSHGRDPFTASTALSGGGAEAASPAHAGGTSDSARSIQGGTEGLFGGTRNVSSCDVDRQINFLTKDQAKLRGFAGVVGRDPGDVPAYLRSLTPVQLRADTRVTNHGWRNGSVTSFQSVLQAGTAVLADERGMPKVRCACGNPLTEPVAVQGAPKPQGDTWPAYRPADVVVVTEAESDLKFFVLYDAATREWFKRPVGTRGDEDELMGEPPKGGGLPTSPPKPTAPAPGPATSKAATTPEKKTTPPTTAPPTTKPPTTTTPPTEHPTTSPPT; the protein is encoded by the coding sequence GTGTCGTCCCAACCCCCGTCAGGAAACCGCCCCACGGGCCCGCCGTCCGGCCCGCTGTCCGGACGGGGACCGGAGCCGCCGGCCGAGCCCGGGGCAGCCGAACCGACCAGACCCGACTGGACGGCCAGGCCGTCCACCCCGTCCGGCGGCGGACCCGTCGGACCGGAACAGCCACCCGGCCCACCCGGCCCGCCCGTCCCGCCGACGGGCGGTGGCGGCGGGGACGAGGGCGGTGGTGCCCCGCGCAGGGGCCCGGCAGGCGGTGGCCGGCCCTGGTGGCGGTCCCTCAAGGGGGCCCTCCTCGCGGGCGCCGTGCTCGTCGCCGCCGGCCTCGCCGTGTTCTTCCTCCGCCAGGGCAAGGGCCCCGGTGAGGTCTTCCTCCAGGCCGCCTCCTCCCACGGCAGGGACCCCTTCACCGCCTCGACCGCGTTGAGCGGCGGCGGTGCCGAGGCCGCCTCGCCGGCCCACGCCGGCGGCACCAGCGACAGCGCCCGCAGCATCCAGGGCGGCACGGAAGGGCTCTTCGGCGGCACGCGCAACGTCTCCAGCTGCGACGTCGACCGGCAGATCAACTTCCTGACGAAGGACCAGGCCAAGCTCCGCGGTTTCGCCGGAGTGGTGGGCCGCGACCCCGGTGACGTCCCCGCCTACCTGCGGAGCCTGACGCCGGTACAGCTGCGGGCCGACACCCGCGTCACCAACCACGGCTGGCGGAACGGGTCCGTCACCAGCTTCCAGTCCGTCCTCCAGGCGGGCACGGCCGTCCTGGCCGACGAGCGCGGCATGCCCAAGGTGCGCTGCGCGTGCGGCAACCCGCTGACCGAGCCCGTCGCCGTCCAGGGCGCCCCGAAGCCCCAGGGCGACACCTGGCCCGCGTACCGCCCCGCCGACGTCGTGGTCGTCACCGAGGCCGAGTCGGACCTCAAGTTCTTCGTGCTCTACGACGCCGCGACCCGCGAATGGTTCAAACGGCCCGTGGGCACCCGCGGTGACGAGGACGAGCTGATGGGCGAACCGCCCAAGGGCGGTGGCCTGCCCACCAGTCCGCCCAAGCCCACCGCGCCGGCGCCCGGCCCGGCGACCTCCAAGGCCGCCACCACGCCGGAGAAGAAGACCACGCCTCCGACGACGGCACCCCCGACGACGAAACCCCCGACGACGACCACACCGCCCACGGAGCACCCGACCACGTCCCCGCCCACTTAG